Proteins encoded in a region of the Eubalaena glacialis isolate mEubGla1 chromosome 20, mEubGla1.1.hap2.+ XY, whole genome shotgun sequence genome:
- the GINS4 gene encoding DNA replication complex GINS protein SLD5: protein MTEELDLSGQDSDAGSEEVVLTPAELIDRLEQAWMNEKFAPELLENKLEIVECVMEQLQHMEENLRRAKKGDLKVSIHQMEMERIRFVLSSYLRCRLMKIEKFFPHVLEKEKTRREGEPSSLSPEEFAFAREYMASTETYLKNVALKHMPPNLQKVDLLRAVPKPDLDSYVFLRVKERQENILVEPETDEQRDYVIDLEEGSQHLIRYKTIAPLVASGAVQLI, encoded by the exons ATGACAGAGGAACTGGATCTCTCGGGACAGGACTCTGATGCGGGGAGTGAGGAGGTGGTCCTGACCCCTGCAGAGCTCATTGACAGGCTGGAACAG GCCTGGATGAATGAAAAGTTTGCCCCTGAGCTGCTGGAAAACAAGTTGGAAATCGTAGAATGTGTCATGGAGCAGCTGCAGCACATG GAAGAAAATCTCAGGAGGGCCAAGAAGGGGGACCTGAAGGTCAGCATCCAtcagatggagatggagaggatCCGCTTCGTCCTGAGCAGCTACCTGCGGTGTCGGCTCATGAAG ATAGAGAAGTTTTTCCCTCACGTCCTTGAAAAGGAGAAAACACGCCGTGAGGGGGAGCCTTCCAGCCTTTCGCCGGAAGAGTTTGCCTTTGCCAGAGA GTACATGGCTAGCACAGAGACCTACCTAAAGAACGTTGCCTTAAAGCACATGCCTCCTAATTTACAGAAGGTGGACCTCTTGAGGGCAG TTCCCAAACCAGATCTGGATTCATACGTGTTTCTGAGGGTGAAAGAGCGACAAGAAAACATACTGGTAGAACCGGAAACAGATGAGCAGAG GGACTATGTGATCGACCTGGAGGAGGGCTCACAGCACTTGATCCGATACAAAACCATCGCACCCCTGGTCGCTTCGGGAGCCGTACAGCTGATTTAA